In Gadus chalcogrammus isolate NIFS_2021 chromosome 23, NIFS_Gcha_1.0, whole genome shotgun sequence, a genomic segment contains:
- the LOC130377375 gene encoding C-C motif chemokine 4-like gives MTTCGPMTKSLLLLAVVVALTGQGSAVPHKPFECCERVSIKQITETIVDYMVQKKNKPCVNAVIFQTESGRLYCCKRDEPWVMRKVRELEGTKRAALASTPSLL, from the exons ATGACGACCTGTGGCCCCATGACGAAGAGCCTGCTGCTTCTGGCTGTGGTGGTCGCTCTGACCGGACAAGGATctgcag TACCTCATAAGCCCTTTGAATGCTGCGAAAGGGTGAGCATAAAGCAGATCACTGAAACCATCGTGGACTACATGgtgcaaaagaaaaacaaaccctGTGTCAATGCCGTCAT ATTCCAAACGGAGAGTGGTCGTTTGTACTGCTGCAAACGTGATGAGCCCTGGGTGATGAGGAAGGTTAGGGAGCTTGA GGGGACAAAAAGAGCAGCATtggcctccaccccctccctcctgtag